In one window of Candidatus Scalindua sp. DNA:
- a CDS encoding class I SAM-dependent methyltransferase, which translates to MTKESENTDYSHLIDNKERITQCYVCNSGKIFFFKKVHGFSVYKCKTCKLIWVGDAINEKKLKSFYSSNYYTNFYVKRTGFKNYVGNEKNYRKNSRNNIDIISKVKKIDFLRVLDIGCACGFYIDEIKKLKKCDVYGVEFSEWAIQYATENLGLKNIFFQEKHDQFHFENNYFDIVFLLGTIEHVINPREMLVEINRILKPEGLLMITTLDTKSSIPFYLIKPPEHFYYFNHHNLPVLLKRMGFKTLINQSYFSHYYVFEIFQVLSNLPFLSSVKPLSSLIYKLFPDLSIKSPTNEMVLVAQKGETE; encoded by the coding sequence ATGACCAAGGAATCTGAAAATACCGATTATTCTCATCTTATTGATAATAAAGAAAGAATAACCCAGTGTTATGTATGTAACTCTGGAAAGATCTTCTTTTTTAAAAAAGTACATGGTTTCTCCGTGTATAAATGTAAAACATGCAAATTGATCTGGGTAGGGGATGCTATCAATGAGAAAAAATTGAAGTCATTTTATAGCAGCAACTATTATACAAATTTTTATGTAAAAAGGACTGGATTCAAAAATTATGTTGGCAATGAAAAGAACTATCGAAAAAATTCCAGAAACAATATTGATATTATCAGTAAAGTAAAAAAGATTGATTTTTTACGGGTCCTAGACATTGGTTGTGCATGCGGGTTTTATATTGATGAGATAAAAAAGTTGAAGAAGTGTGATGTTTATGGTGTAGAATTTAGTGAGTGGGCAATACAGTATGCGACTGAAAATCTAGGGCTGAAGAACATCTTCTTTCAGGAAAAACATGACCAGTTTCATTTCGAGAATAACTATTTCGATATTGTTTTCCTTCTTGGAACCATTGAGCATGTAATTAATCCGAGAGAGATGCTTGTTGAAATCAATAGAATCTTAAAACCTGAAGGTCTACTCATGATAACGACCTTGGATACAAAATCATCAATTCCTTTTTATTTAATCAAACCTCCGGAACATTTTTATTATTTTAATCATCATAATCTACCAGTTCTGCTTAAGAGAATGGGTTTTAAGACGTTGATTAACCAGTCGTATTTTAGTCATTATTATGTTTTTGAGATTTTTCAAGTATTGTCAAATCTCCCATTTTTGTCCTCTGTGAAACCGTTATCCAGTTTAATTTACAAACTATTCCCTGATTTAAGCATTAAGTCTCCAACTAACGAAATGGTTCTTGTTGCGCAAAAAGGAGAAACTGAATGA